In Variovorax paradoxus, a single genomic region encodes these proteins:
- a CDS encoding SIR2 family NAD-dependent protein deacylase, which produces MKLEVQSNKVVVLSGSGVSAESGLPTFRDSAGIWNSYSWEEVSSPQGWEHRPEVVLDFYDERRRQAWEAAPNAAHHAIAALEASYEVIVITQNVDELHERAGSSNVIHVHGQIAYARGTSAARRRYKIGGAPISMGQLCEDGTQLRPDVVWFGEEVEFLREAKRHVASAGRVLVVGTSLSVFPVAALVKAARGRADKVLVGFGVTKPPYGYAFLRGKATELVPTVVDRWLAESMARAGT; this is translated from the coding sequence ATGAAACTAGAAGTTCAATCGAACAAGGTTGTCGTGCTTTCGGGCTCTGGAGTCAGCGCCGAGAGCGGCCTACCAACCTTTCGCGACTCGGCAGGTATCTGGAACTCGTATTCATGGGAGGAAGTATCGAGCCCGCAGGGCTGGGAGCATCGACCCGAAGTGGTGCTCGACTTCTACGACGAGCGCCGCCGGCAGGCCTGGGAGGCGGCACCGAACGCCGCGCATCACGCGATTGCCGCCCTGGAGGCTAGCTACGAAGTCATCGTCATCACCCAGAATGTCGATGAACTGCATGAGCGAGCAGGCTCCAGCAACGTCATCCATGTCCATGGGCAAATTGCGTACGCGCGCGGAACCTCTGCAGCGCGAAGACGCTACAAAATTGGCGGTGCACCCATTTCGATGGGGCAACTTTGCGAAGATGGAACGCAACTACGGCCAGATGTGGTCTGGTTTGGAGAAGAGGTCGAATTTCTGAGGGAGGCAAAACGCCACGTCGCGAGCGCGGGTCGTGTGCTCGTGGTCGGAACATCACTTTCGGTCTTCCCGGTCGCCGCTCTGGTGAAGGCTGCACGTGGCAGGGCCGACAAGGTCCTGGTCGGATTCGGCGTCACAAAGCCGCCATACGGATACGCGTTCCTTCGAGGCAAGGCGACCGAGCTTGTCCCAACGGTGGTGGACAGATGGCTTGCCGAGAGCATGGCAAGGGCCGGCACATAG
- a CDS encoding class I SAM-dependent methyltransferase, producing MQPLFDAIASMSAPVDAQRIFHGRGGLHPECAHLSLDFFPPVWVLTSFKPVSDGELAAIGAALERRWSQLAPGETLHWVFQCRHEGQSSTQLMGGSVPDPHWVTEEGARYRVNVGRGQNHGLFLDMAEGRRWVRAFVKARPDARSRVKVLNLFAYTCAFSVVALQAGARHVTNLDMSKGALAVGQQNHRVNGVLAGASFLPHDLFSSWGKITRGGPYGLVIVDPPSYQKGSFVATKDYARLIKRLPDLLEPDGFVLLCLNAPELGPKFLQEQMSELAPELDFVERLANPSTFPDVSDERSLKVLVYRAQQA from the coding sequence ATGCAGCCCCTGTTCGACGCAATCGCTTCAATGTCCGCACCGGTGGATGCGCAGCGCATCTTCCACGGCCGCGGTGGGCTTCATCCCGAGTGCGCTCACTTGTCGCTGGACTTTTTCCCGCCGGTTTGGGTGTTGACCAGCTTCAAGCCTGTGTCAGACGGCGAACTGGCTGCAATTGGCGCCGCCTTGGAGCGTCGCTGGTCACAGTTGGCGCCGGGTGAAACGCTGCACTGGGTGTTTCAGTGCCGGCATGAAGGCCAGAGCAGCACACAACTCATGGGCGGTTCGGTGCCCGACCCGCATTGGGTCACCGAGGAGGGTGCTCGCTATCGCGTCAACGTGGGCCGGGGCCAGAACCACGGGCTTTTTCTCGATATGGCCGAAGGACGGCGCTGGGTTCGTGCGTTTGTGAAGGCGCGTCCAGACGCCCGGTCGCGGGTCAAAGTGCTCAACCTGTTTGCCTACACCTGCGCGTTTTCGGTGGTCGCATTGCAGGCAGGGGCCCGGCACGTCACCAACCTGGACATGAGCAAGGGCGCTCTGGCCGTGGGGCAACAGAACCACCGCGTCAACGGCGTGCTCGCCGGCGCGAGCTTCCTCCCCCATGACCTTTTCAGTTCGTGGGGCAAAATCACGCGCGGAGGCCCTTACGGGCTGGTCATCGTTGACCCACCGAGCTATCAAAAGGGTAGTTTCGTTGCGACCAAGGACTACGCCCGCCTGATTAAGCGCCTGCCTGACCTGCTGGAGCCCGATGGCTTTGTCCTGCTGTGCCTCAATGCCCCAGAACTGGGGCCAAAATTCCTGCAGGAGCAAATGAGTGAACTGGCACCGGAGCTGGATTTCGTGGAGAGACTGGCGAATCCAAGCACCTTTCCCGACGTGTCCGACGAGCGGTCGCTGAAGGTGTTGGTGTACCGGGCGCAGCAGGCGTAG
- a CDS encoding TauD/TfdA dioxygenase family protein: MSSSTDTLAASPTSTPQLAPEAFRITPIDAALGAEVTGLDATRPLSADQVRALKRALLERHVLVFKRQQLDDAQFERLASYFGSVFRPPANVPVLGSDPYGGNTPDIVHVSNLAGGVLGHDELAAHADHHWTPVPSSGSLLYGIEVPSEGGDTTWFNLAAAWDTLDAGTQREIADLKLITYNPFLRKLKPLTTGFPLYRTPDIEPLTPFEVHPLVRTHPDSGRRILHLGEKTEVEIVGVEPQYGAALVARLRRHLLQPRFAYTHRWSVGDIVYWDNQATLHARSAFDNGERRLLKRISLSGSRPF, translated from the coding sequence ATGTCCTCGTCGACCGACACTCTCGCCGCCTCCCCCACTTCCACACCGCAACTGGCTCCCGAAGCCTTCCGCATCACGCCCATCGACGCGGCGCTGGGCGCCGAAGTGACGGGTCTCGACGCCACCCGTCCGCTGAGTGCCGACCAGGTGCGCGCATTGAAGCGCGCGCTGCTCGAACGCCATGTGCTGGTCTTCAAGCGCCAACAGCTCGACGACGCGCAGTTCGAGCGGCTTGCCAGCTACTTCGGCAGCGTGTTCCGCCCGCCGGCCAACGTGCCCGTGCTGGGCTCGGACCCCTACGGCGGCAACACGCCCGACATCGTGCACGTGTCGAACCTCGCGGGCGGCGTGCTCGGCCACGACGAGCTGGCCGCCCATGCCGACCATCACTGGACGCCGGTGCCCTCGTCGGGCTCGCTGCTCTACGGCATCGAGGTGCCCTCCGAAGGCGGCGACACGACCTGGTTCAACCTGGCGGCCGCCTGGGACACGCTCGACGCGGGCACGCAGCGCGAGATCGCGGACCTCAAGCTCATCACCTACAACCCCTTCCTGCGCAAGCTCAAGCCGCTGACCACGGGGTTCCCGCTGTACCGCACGCCCGACATCGAGCCGCTCACGCCCTTCGAAGTGCACCCGCTGGTGCGCACCCACCCCGACAGCGGCCGCCGCATCCTGCACCTGGGCGAGAAGACCGAGGTCGAGATCGTGGGCGTGGAGCCGCAGTACGGCGCGGCACTCGTCGCACGGCTGCGCAGGCACCTGCTGCAGCCGCGCTTCGCCTATACGCACCGCTGGTCGGTGGGCGACATCGTTTACTGGGACAACCAGGCCACGCTGCACGCGCGCAGCGCCTTCGACAACGGCGAGCGCCGGCTGCTCAAGCGCATCAGCCTCTCGGGCAGCCGCCCCTTCTGA
- a CDS encoding LLM class flavin-dependent oxidoreductase, with amino-acid sequence MAFRRPILLNAFDMNTVGHISHGLWRHPRDRSTEYKRLPYWLDLARTLERGLFDGLFLADVTGVYDVWGGNADAALRDAIQLPINDPAVLVGAMASVTRHLGFGITATISAEQPHAFARRMSTLDHLSEGRVGWNIVTGFLDSSARAGGDTATAGHDQRYDRADEFMQLVYQLWESSWDDDAVIADRARGIYTDPAKVRPIRHEGTYYRLDAVHPCEPSPQRTPLLFQAGASARGTAFAARHAEVVFVPNQGLQASAAVVRKLKAAMADAGRDPSSARFVTTLQVVAGSTESEARGRYDDYRRHARPEAGLVQFSSAIGADLSRHGLDDPVTGGSADAIQSAVASLRRQGAAPTVRQLLAQMPLGGRHTPVVGTPAQIADEIEAWVDEAGVDGFNLVRTVSPEGLEHFVDLVVPELQRRGLHKRAYAEGSWREKIFGRASVRPPAVQSARQFTNRP; translated from the coding sequence ATGGCCTTTCGCCGCCCTATCCTGCTGAACGCGTTCGACATGAACACGGTCGGCCACATTTCCCACGGCCTGTGGCGGCATCCGCGCGACCGCTCCACTGAGTACAAACGTCTGCCCTACTGGCTGGACCTGGCGCGCACGCTGGAGCGCGGCCTGTTCGACGGCCTGTTCCTCGCTGATGTCACGGGCGTGTACGACGTGTGGGGCGGCAACGCCGACGCGGCCCTGCGCGATGCGATACAGCTGCCGATCAACGACCCCGCGGTGCTGGTCGGCGCCATGGCGAGCGTCACGCGGCACCTGGGCTTCGGCATCACGGCCACCATCTCGGCCGAGCAGCCGCATGCGTTCGCGCGGCGCATGTCCACACTAGACCATCTGAGCGAAGGCCGCGTCGGCTGGAACATCGTCACCGGCTTTCTCGACAGCTCGGCGCGCGCTGGGGGCGACACGGCCACCGCGGGCCACGACCAGCGCTACGACCGCGCCGACGAATTCATGCAACTGGTCTACCAGCTCTGGGAATCGAGCTGGGACGACGACGCGGTGATCGCCGACCGCGCGCGCGGCATCTACACCGACCCCGCGAAGGTGCGCCCGATCCGCCACGAAGGCACCTACTACCGGCTCGACGCGGTGCACCCCTGCGAGCCGTCGCCGCAGCGCACGCCCCTGCTGTTCCAGGCCGGTGCCTCCGCGCGCGGCACCGCGTTCGCGGCCCGCCATGCCGAAGTGGTGTTCGTGCCCAACCAGGGCCTGCAGGCGAGCGCCGCCGTGGTGCGCAAGCTGAAGGCCGCGATGGCCGATGCGGGTCGCGATCCCTCGAGCGCGCGCTTCGTCACCACCTTGCAAGTGGTGGCCGGCAGCACCGAAAGCGAGGCCCGCGGACGCTACGACGACTACCGCCGCCATGCCCGTCCCGAGGCCGGCCTCGTGCAGTTCTCCAGCGCCATCGGCGCCGACCTGTCGCGCCACGGCCTGGACGACCCGGTGACCGGCGGCAGTGCCGACGCCATCCAGAGCGCGGTCGCCTCGCTGCGGCGCCAGGGCGCCGCGCCCACGGTGCGCCAGTTGCTCGCGCAGATGCCGCTCGGCGGGCGCCACACGCCCGTGGTCGGCACGCCCGCGCAGATCGCCGACGAGATCGAAGCCTGGGTCGACGAGGCGGGCGTCGATGGCTTCAACCTCGTGCGCACCGTCAGTCCCGAAGGCCTGGAGCACTTCGTCGATCTCGTGGTGCCGGAGTTGCAGCGCCGCGGCCTGCACAAACGCGCCTATGCCGAAGGCAGCTGGCGCGAAAAGATCTTCGGGCGCGCGAGCGTGCGCCCGCCCGCCGTTCAGTCGGCCAGACAGTTCACCAACCGCCCATGA
- a CDS encoding SfnB family sulfur acquisition oxidoreductase, whose protein sequence is MTAHLIRTDAEALTVARALAAEFAPTASGRDRERRLPHAEVDRFSASGLWGITVPRAFGGAAVSHVTLAEVIALISEADPALGQIPQNHHCLVDAVRLIGSPAQQDFFFREALEGKRFGNAVSESGTPNAKVVTARLSRSPEGLRLNGRKFYCTGALFAHWVPVAAKDEEDRQVLVYVRRNAPGLEVIDDWSGFGQRTTASGTVTAEHVAVEPLQVLPRAQLFDPPTIHGPFAQILHAAIDLGIGRAAMADLRTWVRDRARPWPDSGVSRAADDPLTLAKLGELVIQQHAAEALVERSGRYLDEARDHSTPERVTEASIAVAEAKFVTTEFALRAATTLIELGGTQATLAEHNLDRHWRNARTHTVHDPARWKPHAVGNHWLNGATPQRHASL, encoded by the coding sequence ATGACCGCCCACTTGATCAGAACCGACGCCGAAGCCCTGACCGTGGCCCGAGCGCTGGCCGCCGAGTTCGCGCCGACCGCCTCCGGGCGCGACCGCGAGCGCCGGCTGCCGCATGCCGAGGTCGATCGCTTCTCGGCCAGCGGCCTGTGGGGCATCACGGTGCCGCGCGCCTTCGGTGGCGCGGCGGTGTCGCACGTCACCCTGGCGGAGGTCATCGCGCTGATCTCCGAGGCCGACCCCGCGCTCGGCCAGATTCCGCAGAACCATCATTGCCTGGTCGATGCGGTGCGGCTCATCGGCAGCCCCGCGCAGCAGGACTTCTTCTTTCGCGAAGCATTGGAGGGCAAGCGCTTCGGCAATGCGGTCTCGGAAAGCGGCACGCCCAATGCCAAGGTGGTCACCGCGCGCCTGAGCCGAAGCCCCGAAGGCCTGCGCCTGAACGGCCGCAAGTTCTACTGCACCGGCGCGCTGTTCGCGCACTGGGTGCCGGTGGCGGCCAAGGACGAGGAAGACCGCCAGGTGCTGGTGTACGTGCGGCGCAATGCCCCCGGCCTGGAAGTGATCGATGACTGGAGCGGCTTCGGCCAGCGCACCACCGCCAGCGGCACCGTGACGGCCGAGCATGTGGCCGTCGAGCCGCTGCAGGTGTTGCCGCGCGCGCAGTTGTTCGACCCGCCGACCATCCACGGTCCCTTTGCACAGATCCTGCACGCGGCCATCGACCTGGGCATCGGTCGCGCCGCCATGGCCGACCTGCGCACATGGGTGCGCGACCGTGCGCGGCCCTGGCCCGACAGCGGCGTGTCGCGGGCAGCGGACGATCCGCTCACGCTGGCGAAGCTCGGCGAGCTGGTCATCCAGCAGCATGCCGCCGAGGCGCTGGTAGAGCGCAGCGGCCGTTACCTCGACGAGGCCCGTGACCACAGCACGCCCGAGCGCGTGACGGAGGCATCCATTGCCGTGGCCGAGGCCAAGTTCGTCACGACCGAGTTCGCGTTGCGCGCGGCCACGACGCTGATCGAGCTGGGCGGCACGCAAGCCACGCTGGCCGAACACAACCTGGACCGCCACTGGCGCAATGCACGCACGCACACCGTGCACGACCCGGCGCGCTGGAAGCCGCATGCCGTCGGCAACCACTGGCTCAACGGTGCCACGCCTCAGCGTCACGCCTCGCTGTGA